From the Macaca nemestrina isolate mMacNem1 chromosome 7, mMacNem.hap1, whole genome shotgun sequence genome, one window contains:
- the LOC105481869 gene encoding elongation factor 1-gamma-like encodes MAAGTLYTYPENWRAFKALIAAQYSGAQVRVLSAPPHFHFGQTNRTPEFLRKFPAGKVPAFEGDDGFCVFESNAIAYYVSNEELRGSTPEAAAQVVQWVSFADSDIVPPASTWVFPTLGIMHHNKQATENAKEEVRRILGLLDAHLKTRTFLVGERVTLADITVVCTLLWLYKQVLEPSFRQAFPNTNRWFLTCINQPQFRAVLGEVKLCEKMAQFDAKKFAETQPKKDTPRKEKGSREEKQKPQAERKEEKKAAAPAPEEEMDECEQALAAEPKAKDTFAHLLKSTFVLDEFKRKYSNEDTLSVALPYFWEHFDKDGWSLWYSEYRFPEELTQTFMSCNLITGMFQRLDKLRKNAFASVILFGTNNSSSISGVWVFRGQELAFPLSPDWQVDYESYTWRKLDPGSEETQTLVREYFSWEGAFQHVGKAFNQGKIFK; translated from the coding sequence ATGGCGGCTGGGACCCTGTATACGTATCCTGAAAACTGGAGGGCCTTCAAGGCTCTCATCGCTGCTCAGTACAGCGGGGCTCAGGTCCGCGTGCTCTCTGCACCACCCCACTTCCATTTTGGCCAAACCAACCGCACCCCTGAATTTCTCCGCAAATTTCCTGCCGGCAAGGTTCCAGCATTTGAGGGTGACGATGGATTCTGTGTGTTTGAGAGCAACGCCATTGCCTACTATGTGAGCAATGAGGAGCTGCGGGGAAGTACTCCAGAGGCAGCAGCCCAGGTGGTGCAGTGGGTGAGCTTTGCTGATTCCGACATAGTGCCCCCAGCCAGTACCTGGGTATTCCCCACCTTGGGCATCATGCACCACAACAAACAGGCCACTGAGAATGCAAAGGAGGAAGTGAGGCGAATTCTGGGGCTGCTGGATGCTCACTTGAAGACGAGGACTTTTCTGGTGGGCGAACGAGTGACATTGGCTGACATCACAGTTGTCTGCACCCTGTTGTGGCTCTATAAGCAGGTCCTAGAGCCTTCTTTCCGCCAGGCCTTTCCCAATACCAACCGCTGGTTCCTCACCTGCATTAATCAGCCCCAGTTCCGGGCTGTCTTGGGGGAAGTGAAGCTGTGTGAGAAGATGGCCCAGTTTGATGCTAAAAAGTTTGCAGAGACCCAGCCTAAAAAAGATACACCACGGAAAGAGAAGGGTTCACGGGAAGAGAAGCAGAAGCCCCAGGCTGAGcggaaggaggagaaaaaggcgGCTGCCCCTGCTCCTGAGGAGGAGATGGATGAATGTGAGCAGGCGCTGGCTGCTGAGCCCAAGGCCAAGGACACCTTCGCTCACTTGCTCAAGAGTACCTTTGTGTTGGATGAATTTAAGCGCAAGTACTCCAATGAGGACACACTCTCTGTGGCACTGCCATATTTCTGGGAACACTTTGATAAGGACGGCTGGTCCCTGTGGTACTCAGAGTATCGCTTCCCTGAAGAACTCACTCAGACCTTCATGAGCTGCAATCTCATCACTGGAATGTTCCAGCGACTGGACAAGCTGAGGAAGAATGCCTTCGCCAGTGTCATCCTCTTTGGAACCAACAATAGCAGCTCCATTTCTGGAGTCTGGGTCTTCCGAGGCCAGGAGCTTGCCTTTCCGCTGAGTCCAGATTGGCAGGTGGACTACGAGTCATACACATGGCGGAAACTGGATCCTGGCAGCGAGGAGACCCAGACGCTGGTTCGAGAGTACTTTTCCTGGGAGGGGGCCTTCCAGCATGTGGGCAAAGCCTTCAATCAGGGCAAGATCTTCAAGTGA